A single genomic interval of Brevundimonas diminuta harbors:
- a CDS encoding TIGR02466 family protein, which translates to MSLRPLFVTQVYEASLAEGRGWSDFNAQLIDVIRMMAEEDEAGRRWCKANAYRGYTSYGSLNDLPQRFPEFAELKRHLDRHAVAYAKALNFDLARKPRLDNLWVNILKPGGGHTGHIHPHAFLSGTVYIDVPDGASSLKLEDPRLPFMMARPSVTDEASEAERPFVYLQPQAGTVLMWESWLRHEVPTNLAKADRISISFNYA; encoded by the coding sequence ATGTCCCTGCGCCCCCTCTTCGTCACCCAGGTCTATGAAGCCTCCCTCGCCGAAGGGCGTGGCTGGTCCGACTTTAACGCACAGCTGATCGACGTTATCCGGATGATGGCCGAGGAGGACGAGGCCGGCCGCCGCTGGTGCAAGGCCAACGCCTATCGCGGCTACACCTCCTACGGATCACTGAACGACCTGCCCCAACGCTTCCCGGAGTTCGCCGAGCTGAAGCGCCACCTGGATCGCCATGCCGTCGCCTACGCCAAGGCTCTGAACTTCGACCTGGCGCGCAAACCCCGCCTCGACAATCTGTGGGTCAACATCCTGAAGCCGGGCGGCGGCCATACGGGTCACATCCACCCGCACGCCTTCCTGTCGGGCACCGTCTATATCGACGTGCCAGACGGGGCCTCATCGCTGAAGCTGGAAGACCCCCGCTTGCCCTTCATGATGGCCCGCCCGTCGGTGACGGATGAGGCGAGCGAGGCCGAGCGGCCGTTCGTCTATCTGCAGCCTCAGGCCGGCACGGTGCTGATGTGGGAAAGCTGGCTGCGGCACGAAGTGCCGACCAATCTGGCCAAGGCCGACCGGATTTCGATCAGCTTCAACTACGCCTGA
- a CDS encoding enoyl-CoA hydratase-related protein, producing the protein MADQPTEADLNALDVTDAEAAEINSIAQPLVPDAAPDADDDLVQIDSTTDGVVFVTINRPAKKNAFDGATIAALHEAFETLHGADRVRAVFIRGAGGTFSAGADLNWMRDAAGWSESDNRDDAMGLAKMLKALHDIPALTVAVVEGNAMGGGAGIVAACDMAVAVEGARFAFSEVKLGLIPATIAPYVIEAVGARRARQLFLTANAFDADYAAHAGLIDLVLPEGSVDEFISMLSDSLTNNAPGAMGKAKRLVNDIAHHKIDNGLMDETAKRIARARVSDEGREGVAAFLEKRKASWTV; encoded by the coding sequence ATGGCCGATCAACCGACCGAAGCCGACCTGAACGCCCTGGACGTCACCGACGCCGAGGCGGCCGAGATCAACAGCATCGCCCAGCCGCTGGTGCCCGATGCGGCGCCGGACGCCGACGACGATCTGGTGCAGATCGATTCGACCACCGACGGCGTCGTCTTCGTCACCATCAACCGTCCGGCCAAGAAGAATGCTTTCGACGGCGCGACCATCGCGGCCCTGCATGAGGCGTTCGAAACGCTGCATGGCGCGGACCGGGTGCGGGCCGTCTTCATTCGGGGGGCGGGCGGCACCTTCAGCGCCGGGGCCGATCTGAACTGGATGCGCGACGCCGCCGGCTGGTCCGAGAGCGACAACCGCGACGACGCCATGGGACTGGCGAAAATGCTGAAGGCCCTGCACGACATTCCCGCCCTGACGGTGGCGGTGGTCGAGGGCAACGCCATGGGCGGCGGAGCGGGCATCGTCGCCGCCTGCGACATGGCCGTGGCGGTCGAGGGGGCGCGCTTCGCCTTCTCCGAGGTCAAGCTGGGTCTGATCCCGGCGACCATCGCCCCCTATGTGATCGAGGCCGTCGGCGCGCGCCGCGCCCGCCAGCTGTTCCTGACCGCCAACGCCTTCGACGCCGACTACGCCGCCCATGCCGGCCTGATCGATCTGGTCCTGCCCGAGGGATCGGTGGACGAGTTCATCTCGATGCTGAGCGACAGTCTGACCAACAATGCGCCGGGCGCGATGGGCAAGGCCAAGCGTCTGGTCAACGACATCGCCCACCACAAGATCGACAACGGTCTGATGGACGAAACCGCCAAACGCATCGCCCGCGCCCGCGTGTCGGACGAGGGCCGCGAGGGCGTCGCCGCCTTCCTGGAAAAGCGCAAGGCCAGCTGGACGGTTTGA
- a CDS encoding carboxyl transferase domain-containing protein, with product MPKLTSAVDPQSQKYKSLHAHNSALVAELRDHVAKAARGGSDKSRERHVARGKLLPRDRVERLLDPGSPFLEIGQLAAHDMYDGEAPAAGVIAGIGRVSGREVMIVCNDPTVKGGAYFPMTVKKHLRAQEIAEQNRLPCVYLVDSGGANLPHQAEVFPDRDHFGRIFFNQARMSAKGIAQIACVMGLSTAGGAYVPAMSDETIIVRNQGAIFLAGPPLVKAATGEVISAEELGGAETHGRRSGVVDHVAENDEHALEIVRSIVANLNTTKTVEMDVREPRAPAFDAEELYGLIPDDVRAPYDVREIIGRLVDGSEFVEFKSLYGSTLVCGFARIWGYPVAILANNGVIFSESAQKGAHFIELACKRKIPLLFLQNISGFMVGGKYEAGGIAKDGAKLVTAVASAEVPKFTVLIGGSFGAGNYGMCGRAYSPRFLFTWPNSRIGVMGGEQAASVLATVHRDADTWSADDAEAFKAPIRQKYEDEGNPYYATARLWDDGVIDPAQTRDVLGLAISASLNAPIPETTFGLFRM from the coding sequence ATGCCGAAGCTGACGTCTGCGGTCGATCCGCAAAGCCAAAAATACAAGTCCCTGCACGCGCACAACAGCGCCCTGGTCGCCGAGTTGCGCGACCATGTGGCCAAGGCCGCGCGCGGCGGGTCCGACAAGTCGCGCGAGCGCCACGTCGCTCGCGGCAAGCTGTTGCCGCGCGACCGGGTCGAGCGCCTGCTGGACCCCGGCTCGCCCTTCCTGGAGATCGGGCAACTGGCCGCGCACGACATGTATGACGGCGAGGCCCCGGCGGCGGGCGTCATCGCCGGCATCGGTCGGGTGTCGGGCCGCGAGGTCATGATCGTCTGCAACGATCCGACGGTGAAGGGCGGCGCCTATTTCCCCATGACGGTGAAGAAGCACCTGCGTGCGCAGGAGATCGCCGAGCAGAACCGCCTGCCGTGCGTCTATCTGGTCGACAGCGGCGGGGCCAATCTGCCGCACCAGGCCGAGGTGTTTCCCGACCGCGACCATTTCGGCCGCATCTTCTTCAACCAGGCCCGGATGAGCGCCAAGGGCATCGCCCAGATCGCCTGCGTCATGGGCCTGTCCACCGCCGGCGGGGCCTATGTGCCGGCCATGTCGGACGAGACGATCATCGTCAGAAACCAGGGGGCCATTTTCCTGGCCGGCCCGCCGCTGGTGAAGGCCGCAACCGGCGAGGTCATTTCGGCGGAGGAACTGGGCGGGGCCGAAACCCACGGCCGTCGCTCGGGCGTGGTGGACCACGTCGCCGAGAACGATGAGCACGCGCTGGAAATCGTGCGCTCCATCGTCGCCAATCTGAACACGACCAAGACCGTCGAGATGGATGTGCGCGAACCGCGCGCGCCGGCCTTCGACGCGGAGGAACTGTACGGCCTGATCCCGGACGACGTCCGCGCGCCCTATGATGTGCGCGAGATCATCGGCCGGCTGGTGGACGGGTCGGAGTTCGTCGAGTTCAAGAGCCTGTACGGCTCGACACTGGTGTGCGGGTTCGCGCGCATCTGGGGCTATCCGGTCGCCATCCTGGCCAACAACGGCGTGATCTTTTCCGAGAGCGCCCAGAAGGGCGCGCACTTCATCGAACTGGCCTGCAAGCGCAAGATTCCGCTGCTGTTCCTGCAGAACATCTCGGGCTTCATGGTCGGCGGTAAATATGAGGCGGGCGGCATCGCCAAGGACGGCGCCAAGCTGGTCACGGCCGTGGCCTCGGCCGAAGTGCCCAAGTTCACCGTCCTGATCGGCGGCAGTTTCGGGGCTGGAAACTACGGCATGTGCGGTCGGGCCTATTCGCCGCGCTTCCTGTTCACCTGGCCCAACAGCCGGATCGGGGTCATGGGCGGCGAGCAGGCCGCCAGCGTGCTGGCCACCGTGCACCGCGACGCCGACACCTGGAGCGCAGACGACGCCGAGGCCTTCAAGGCGCCGATCCGTCAGAAGTATGAGGACGAGGGCAATCCCTATTACGCCACCGCCCGCCTGTGGGACGACGGCGTCATCGATCCGGCCCAGACGCGCGACGTGCTGGGCCTGGCCATCAGCGCCAGCCTGAACGCCCCGATCCCGGAGACGACGTTCGGCCTGTTCCGGATGTAA
- the rpsF gene encoding 30S ribosomal protein S6: MALYEHTVMTRQDISAQQAEALNDTIKDLIVAGGGSVAKIEYWGLRNLTYRVKKNRKAHYSLLAVDAPPAAMAEVERQLSINEDVLRWLTVRVEELDLELSPLLARRERERERERERTPRDDAAADAE; this comes from the coding sequence ATGGCTCTTTACGAGCACACGGTCATGACGCGCCAAGATATCTCGGCGCAACAGGCCGAAGCGCTGAATGACACCATCAAGGATCTGATCGTCGCCGGTGGCGGCTCGGTCGCCAAGATCGAATACTGGGGTCTGCGCAACCTGACCTACCGCGTGAAGAAGAACCGCAAGGCTCACTATTCGCTGCTGGCCGTCGACGCCCCTCCGGCCGCCATGGCCGAAGTCGAGCGTCAGCTGTCGATCAACGAAGACGTGCTGCGCTGGCTGACCGTCCGCGTCGAGGAACTCGACCTGGAACTGTCGCCGCTGCTGGCCCGCCGCGAGCGTGAACGCGAGCGTGAGCGCGAGCGCACCCCGCGCGACGACGCCGCCGCCGACGCCGAATAA
- the rpsR gene encoding 30S ribosomal protein S18 — protein MTDTTAPTPGAPAGSGAAGRRPFYRRRKVCPFSGANAPKIDYKDVKLLQRYVSERGKIVPSRITAVSQKKQRELAKAIKRARYLALLPYVVK, from the coding sequence ATGACCGATACCACCGCCCCGACCCCGGGCGCACCGGCGGGCTCCGGCGCCGCCGGCCGCCGCCCCTTCTATCGTCGCCGCAAGGTCTGCCCGTTCTCGGGCGCCAATGCGCCGAAGATCGACTACAAGGACGTCAAGCTGCTGCAGCGTTACGTCTCCGAACGCGGCAAGATCGTGCCTTCGCGCATCACCGCCGTCTCCCAGAAGAAGCAGCGTGAACTGGCCAAGGCCATCAAGCGCGCTCGCTATCTGGCCCTCCTGCCTTACGTGGTGAAGTGA
- the rplI gene encoding 50S ribosomal protein L9 has product MKVVLLERVDNLGAIGDVVTVKDGFARNFLLPRDKARRATAANLKAFELDRAAIEQRNEKNKADAQKVADKIDGQTYVMIRQAGETGHLYGSVAGRDVAEAIQAEGGKVERSQVVLNTAIKSLGVHEVPVRLHAEVRATVKINIARSMDEAERQAKGEDVIRSQFDDERQAAEQSAQELIEGGAGQQEGFGDEA; this is encoded by the coding sequence ATGAAGGTCGTTCTGCTGGAACGCGTCGATAACCTCGGCGCCATCGGCGACGTCGTCACTGTCAAGGACGGCTTCGCTCGCAACTTCCTTCTGCCGCGCGACAAGGCCCGCCGGGCCACCGCCGCCAACCTGAAGGCGTTCGAACTCGACCGCGCCGCCATCGAGCAGCGCAACGAGAAGAACAAGGCCGACGCTCAGAAGGTCGCCGATAAGATCGACGGCCAGACCTACGTCATGATCCGTCAGGCCGGTGAAACCGGTCACCTGTACGGTTCGGTCGCCGGTCGCGACGTCGCCGAGGCCATCCAGGCCGAAGGCGGCAAGGTCGAGCGCTCGCAGGTCGTCCTGAACACGGCGATCAAGAGCCTGGGCGTCCACGAAGTGCCGGTTCGCCTGCACGCCGAGGTCCGCGCCACGGTCAAGATCAACATCGCCCGCTCGATGGACGAGGCCGAGCGCCAAGCCAAGGGCGAGGACGTGATCCGCAGCCAGTTCGACGATGAGCGCCAGGCCGCCGAGCAATCGGCCCAGGAACTGATCGAAGGCGGTGCCGGTCAACAAGAAGGCTTCGGCGACGAAGCCTGA